One window of the bacterium genome contains the following:
- a CDS encoding dTDP-4-dehydrorhamnose 3,5-epimerase family protein: protein MNFTTGDIDGVRVIELARHEDARGHLIETLRQDELPQKIDIAMSYVSFTLPGKSRGPHEHVRQTDVFAFTGPGRLKLVLWDNRKESPTYGKMSEHTLGDGAPATVIVPPGVVHAYVNVSDEPAMVINYPDRLYRGKGKGETVDEIRHEDDPESPFKL, encoded by the coding sequence ATGAATTTCACCACGGGCGACATAGACGGCGTTCGCGTGATAGAGCTCGCGAGACACGAGGACGCGCGCGGCCATCTCATAGAGACCCTGAGGCAAGACGAACTGCCTCAAAAGATCGACATCGCGATGAGCTACGTCTCCTTCACCCTGCCCGGCAAGTCCAGGGGGCCGCACGAGCATGTGCGCCAGACCGACGTCTTCGCCTTCACCGGGCCCGGGAGGCTCAAGCTAGTCCTGTGGGACAACCGGAAAGAGAGCCCCACCTACGGCAAGATGTCGGAACACACCCTGGGTGACGGTGCGCCCGCCACCGTGATAGTTCCGCCGGGCGTGGTGCACGCCTATGTCAACGTTTCGGACGAGCCTGCGATGGTCATCAACTACCCCGACAGGCTATACCGCGGCAAAGGCAAGGGAGAGACGGTGGACGAGATCAGGCACGAGGACGACCCCGAAAGCCCGTTCAAACTCTGA
- a CDS encoding M90 family metallopeptidase, protein MIGAPGIFAAVTVLPIALIVNRILRERRRSRLINEPLSEERLAMIRRNVALYKFIPEQYRAELSGHTNIFLAEKHFEGCGGLALTDEMRVTIAAQACILLLGRKSSYFPKCDSIVVYPAAYVADKRQRVGYMEVHEDSVRLGESWTQGVVVLAWDDVQGEAARPEEGRNVVLHEFAHQLDQEDGASDGTPILANRSAYPEWARVMSAEYKKLKDREFHHARDVIDAYGATNEAEFFAVATEAFFTKGAALKYKHPELYELLRGYYTLDPADWRQSAPSPQNL, encoded by the coding sequence TTGATAGGTGCGCCGGGCATATTCGCAGCCGTGACCGTGCTGCCGATCGCCCTGATAGTGAACAGGATCCTCAGGGAGCGCAGGAGGTCCCGCCTCATCAATGAGCCCTTGTCCGAAGAGCGGCTCGCGATGATCCGGCGCAACGTGGCTCTCTACAAATTCATCCCGGAGCAATACAGGGCCGAGCTCTCCGGCCATACCAACATCTTCCTCGCTGAGAAGCACTTCGAGGGCTGCGGCGGTCTTGCCCTCACGGACGAGATGAGGGTGACGATCGCGGCACAGGCCTGCATTCTGCTCCTGGGGCGAAAGAGCAGCTACTTCCCCAAGTGCGACTCGATCGTCGTCTACCCCGCCGCATACGTCGCCGACAAGAGACAGAGGGTCGGATACATGGAGGTGCACGAGGACAGCGTGCGCCTGGGCGAGTCATGGACCCAGGGCGTGGTGGTGCTGGCCTGGGACGACGTGCAGGGAGAGGCGGCCCGCCCCGAGGAGGGCAGGAACGTGGTGCTGCACGAGTTCGCGCACCAGCTCGATCAGGAGGACGGGGCGAGCGACGGCACGCCGATACTCGCCAACCGCTCGGCGTATCCGGAATGGGCGAGGGTGATGAGCGCGGAGTATAAGAAGCTGAAGGACAGAGAGTTTCATCATGCGCGCGACGTGATCGACGCGTACGGCGCCACGAATGAAGCGGAGTTCTTCGCGGTAGCCACCGAGGCCTTTTTCACGAAGGGCGCGGCCCTCAAGTACAAGCACCCGGAGCTCTATGAGCTGCTCAGGGGTTACTACACGCTCGATCCGGCCGACTGGAGGCAATCGGCTCCCTCGCCGCAAAACCTCTGA
- a CDS encoding glycosyltransferase — MPGLSEYEPIVGRYVIEELRMLASKLSGRTVQMVNSTAVGGGVAEILNRMMPLLLEMGIDARWDVIKGGDKFFWVTKTIHNALHGAAEGLSQDMIDEFMQTSEANNRAIDCNADIVFIHDPQPIALVQQKESRGNKWIWRCHVDVSNPNPQVWEFLRRFIVKYDASVFSAPQFSQVLPIRQALISPSIDPLADKNRELTRNEIEEVLHRFGIKRDKPIITQVSRFDFLKDPVGVIEAFRMVRKSVDCQLILAGGTASDDPESEIVLNEVMKSADGDEDIHVLLIPPGSNVEINALQRASSVVVQKSIKEGFGLTVSEALWKGKPVVASAVGGIPLQIKHRFSGMLCHSVEGASNSIKYLLNNPDFAKQLGDNGREQVRSHHLLTRHLTEYLLLFLSLYSDADVVNL; from the coding sequence ATGCCGGGGCTATCGGAATATGAGCCGATCGTAGGGCGGTACGTGATCGAAGAGCTGCGGATGCTCGCATCCAAGCTCTCCGGCAGGACCGTCCAGATGGTCAATTCCACTGCAGTCGGCGGCGGCGTCGCGGAGATACTCAACCGCATGATGCCTCTGCTTCTGGAGATGGGCATCGACGCCCGCTGGGACGTCATAAAGGGCGGAGACAAGTTCTTCTGGGTCACCAAGACCATTCACAACGCCCTCCATGGCGCCGCCGAGGGCCTGTCTCAAGACATGATCGACGAATTCATGCAGACAAGCGAAGCGAACAACCGCGCCATCGATTGCAACGCGGACATAGTATTCATACACGATCCGCAGCCGATTGCGCTCGTGCAGCAGAAGGAGTCCAGGGGTAACAAGTGGATATGGCGCTGCCATGTGGACGTATCCAACCCGAATCCTCAGGTGTGGGAGTTCCTCCGCCGCTTCATAGTCAAATACGACGCTTCCGTCTTTTCCGCTCCCCAGTTTTCCCAGGTGCTCCCCATAAGGCAGGCACTGATCTCGCCGTCCATCGACCCTCTCGCGGACAAGAACAGGGAGCTGACACGCAATGAGATCGAGGAGGTCCTGCACCGCTTCGGGATCAAACGCGACAAACCGATAATCACGCAGGTGAGCAGGTTCGACTTCCTCAAGGATCCGGTCGGCGTGATCGAGGCATTCAGGATGGTCCGAAAGTCCGTCGATTGCCAGCTCATCCTCGCCGGCGGTACTGCGTCCGACGACCCGGAGTCGGAGATCGTCCTGAACGAGGTCATGAAGTCGGCCGACGGAGACGAGGACATACACGTCCTCCTGATTCCCCCCGGCAGCAACGTGGAGATCAACGCACTCCAGCGCGCGTCGAGCGTCGTGGTGCAAAAATCGATCAAGGAGGGATTCGGGCTCACGGTCTCCGAAGCGCTGTGGAAAGGCAAACCGGTAGTGGCGAGCGCCGTCGGCGGCATCCCGCTGCAGATAAAACACCGGTTTTCGGGAATGCTCTGCCACAGCGTGGAGGGGGCATCGAACTCCATCAAGTACCTGCTGAACAACCCTGATTTCGCCAAGCAGCTCGGCGATAACGGACGAGAACAGGTCAGGTCGCACCACCTGCTCACCCGACACCTGACGGAATATCTGCTGCTGTTCCTCTCGCTTTACTCGGACGCCGACGTTGTGAACCTGTAG
- the rfbA gene encoding glucose-1-phosphate thymidylyltransferase RfbA, protein MKGIILAGGVATRLFPSTSVVCKQLLPVYDKPMIYYPLSVLMLAGVREVLIISTPRDLPRFRELLGSGSQWGMSFAYVEQARPRGLADALIIGEEFVAGGDICLVLGDNIFFGHGLPEMLSDAKKDVESGRSDAAIFGYSVKDPTAYGVVELDGKCRPVSIEEKPKVPKSKWAVTGLYFYRNNAIEVAKGLAPSARGELEITDVNRHFIKKGSMSVKLLGRGFAWLDTGTPEGLLDASSYVAALEKRQGVKISCVEEIAYRMGFINESDLRKLAEPLKKSGYGEYLISLLESEGQS, encoded by the coding sequence ATGAAAGGCATCATCCTGGCCGGCGGAGTTGCGACGAGGCTCTTCCCATCCACCTCCGTAGTCTGCAAGCAGCTCCTGCCGGTTTACGACAAACCCATGATATATTACCCGCTTTCGGTGCTCATGCTCGCCGGGGTCAGGGAGGTGCTGATCATATCCACGCCGCGCGACCTCCCCCGCTTCAGGGAGCTTTTGGGCAGCGGCAGCCAATGGGGCATGAGCTTCGCCTATGTAGAGCAGGCCAGGCCCAGGGGGCTGGCCGACGCCCTGATCATCGGCGAGGAATTTGTCGCAGGCGGCGACATCTGTCTGGTCCTCGGAGACAACATATTCTTTGGACACGGACTTCCGGAGATGCTCAGCGATGCAAAAAAAGACGTGGAATCCGGCCGATCCGACGCGGCCATCTTCGGCTATTCAGTCAAGGATCCGACCGCATACGGAGTGGTGGAGCTGGACGGGAAATGCCGTCCCGTATCGATAGAGGAAAAACCGAAGGTCCCGAAATCCAAGTGGGCGGTCACGGGCCTTTATTTCTATCGCAACAACGCCATCGAGGTGGCGAAAGGTCTTGCCCCCTCGGCCCGCGGCGAGCTCGAGATCACGGACGTAAACCGCCACTTCATAAAAAAGGGCAGCATGAGCGTGAAGCTCCTGGGCCGCGGCTTCGCATGGCTGGACACCGGGACCCCGGAAGGGCTTCTGGACGCATCCTCCTATGTCGCGGCCCTTGAGAAGAGGCAGGGGGTCAAGATCTCGTGCGTGGAGGAGATCGCATATCGGATGGGATTCATAAATGAAAGCGACCTCAGAAAGCTGGCGGAGCCTCTCAAAAAATCCGGGTACGGAGAATACCTGATCTCATTACTGGAGAGCGAGGGCCAGTCATGA
- the rfbD gene encoding dTDP-4-dehydrorhamnose reductase, translated as MTVWITGSRGMLGTEAMAAFRDAGADCEGTDAELDITDMAAMLAFAKGRRIEWMVNCAAYTAVDGSEREKDLAFRVNGSGASNAAAVANRIGAGFIHISTDYVFDGKSPRPYREDDPTGPLSAYGRSKLEGERMTLAAKSDSIIIRTSWLFGKEGQNFARTMLRLFRERDEIRVVDDQRGCPTYAKDLAAAIAQISLRPGADPREGIYHFCNSGETTWYGFAKAILEDAQELGIVKREVRIVPITTAEYPAEARRPMFSTLDCAKIARDFGVMQRPWREALRDCLARMKEAGI; from the coding sequence ATGACCGTATGGATAACAGGCTCGCGCGGGATGCTCGGCACTGAGGCGATGGCCGCCTTCAGGGATGCGGGCGCGGACTGCGAGGGCACCGACGCGGAGCTCGACATAACCGACATGGCGGCGATGCTCGCCTTTGCGAAGGGCAGGCGCATCGAGTGGATGGTAAACTGCGCCGCATACACCGCGGTCGACGGATCCGAGAGAGAGAAGGATCTGGCCTTCAGGGTCAACGGCTCCGGGGCAAGCAACGCCGCGGCGGTGGCGAATCGGATAGGCGCCGGGTTCATCCACATATCGACCGACTACGTGTTCGACGGCAAATCGCCCCGGCCCTACAGGGAGGACGATCCGACCGGGCCCCTCTCCGCGTACGGCCGAAGCAAGCTCGAGGGCGAGAGGATGACGCTGGCCGCGAAGTCCGACTCGATCATCATCAGGACCTCGTGGCTCTTCGGCAAAGAGGGGCAGAACTTCGCGAGGACGATGCTCAGGCTCTTCCGCGAGCGCGACGAGATCAGGGTGGTGGACGATCAGAGGGGATGCCCCACCTATGCGAAGGACCTTGCGGCCGCGATCGCGCAGATATCCTTACGGCCGGGCGCCGACCCGCGCGAAGGGATCTACCACTTCTGCAATTCCGGGGAGACGACCTGGTATGGTTTCGCAAAGGCGATTCTGGAGGATGCGCAGGAGTTAGGCATCGTAAAGAGAGAGGTCCGGATCGTCCCCATAACGACCGCGGAATATCCCGCCGAGGCGCGCAGGCCGATGTTCTCCACGCTCGACTGCGCGAAAATCGCGCGCGACTTCGGCGTAATGCAGAGGCCATGGCGAGAGGCGCTCAGGGATTGTCTGGCGAGGATGAAAGAGGCTGGAATATGA
- a CDS encoding choice-of-anchor D domain-containing protein has translation MKKMNKAFTMIAIAALCIMCAGPAHAQLFPTVTITPDPLDCPDTRVGESSTTQTLTATRGAGSIPVLIFSTKLGDSANFSIQNDLCSNTVLENSGDSCTVDIVFSPQARSHYSTTFSLISISSDIIDSVLIEGTGVEPAVTLSVTSIDFGDQTVNKSSSAHQVTMLNSGNEALTIASIEASDGFAVTDDCGETLAEDASCNLSIVFSPTAEQQYDGSVTITDDASDSPQTISLTGTGIAAGQPDASLSKHLLEFGNQLIGTTSTAQTIVLTSTGTVDLAITSITASADFAVTHDCVTPLAPDAGCNLNITFTPPSTGNFTGTVLVTDDASDSPQTINLTGVGITVSGPQASFSTNLIDFGQVAINTSTAPQVLTLTNTGDENLVISDIALGGENPEHFSGTDDCESDTIAPSRSCSGAITFHPTQKGIFTATLNVYDNATGSPQVVSLTGIGIHSSGGCDLISGAPRMAPMGVTALVFAAALIRIARRRIG, from the coding sequence ATGAAAAAGATGAACAAGGCCTTCACGATGATCGCTATCGCAGCCCTCTGCATCATGTGCGCCGGCCCTGCCCATGCGCAGCTCTTCCCCACTGTCACCATAACCCCGGACCCGCTCGATTGCCCGGACACGCGCGTGGGCGAGTCTTCGACTACGCAGACACTGACCGCGACCCGCGGCGCAGGGAGCATTCCGGTGCTGATCTTCAGCACCAAATTGGGGGACAGCGCCAACTTCAGCATCCAGAATGACCTCTGCTCCAACACCGTCCTGGAAAACTCGGGCGATTCTTGCACAGTGGATATAGTCTTCAGCCCGCAGGCCAGGAGCCACTACTCGACGACGTTCTCGCTGATCTCGATCAGCAGCGACATAATCGACTCGGTCCTCATAGAGGGCACGGGCGTGGAGCCTGCCGTGACGCTCTCTGTGACGAGCATCGATTTCGGTGACCAGACGGTGAACAAGTCCAGTTCGGCGCATCAGGTGACCATGCTGAACTCGGGAAATGAAGCCCTCACGATCGCATCCATAGAAGCGAGCGATGGCTTCGCGGTGACCGACGACTGCGGGGAGACTCTGGCGGAGGATGCCAGCTGCAATCTCAGCATCGTATTCTCTCCGACAGCCGAGCAGCAGTATGACGGCAGCGTCACGATAACCGATGACGCGTCGGACAGCCCCCAGACGATCTCCCTCACCGGCACCGGCATAGCCGCGGGACAGCCGGACGCGAGCCTGTCAAAGCACCTGCTGGAATTCGGCAACCAGCTGATCGGCACCACGAGCACGGCCCAGACCATCGTGCTCACGAGCACAGGCACCGTGGACCTCGCGATCACCTCCATAACCGCCAGCGCGGACTTCGCAGTGACCCACGACTGCGTAACCCCGCTCGCACCCGACGCCGGCTGCAACCTGAACATTACCTTCACCCCGCCGTCGACCGGAAACTTCACGGGAACGGTCCTGGTGACCGACGACGCATCCGACAGCCCCCAGACCATCAACCTCACGGGCGTAGGCATAACCGTCTCAGGACCTCAGGCCAGCTTCTCCACCAACCTCATCGACTTCGGCCAGGTTGCGATCAACACGTCGACCGCTCCTCAGGTGCTGACCCTGACGAACACGGGCGACGAGAATCTCGTGATTTCAGACATAGCCCTGGGCGGAGAAAACCCCGAGCATTTCAGCGGGACGGACGACTGCGAGAGCGACACCATCGCACCCAGCCGCAGCTGCAGCGGCGCGATTACCTTCCATCCGACACAGAAGGGGATCTTCACGGCGACGCTCAACGTATATGACAACGCCACAGGAAGCCCGCAGGTGGTCTCCCTGACCGGCATCGGCATTCACTCCAGCGGAGGATGCGACCTGATATCAGGAGCGCCCCGCATGGCGCCCATGGGCGTGACAGCGCTGGTCTTCGCAGCAGCTCTGATCCGCATAGCCAGGCGAAGGATTGGTTGA
- a CDS encoding trehalose-6-phosphate synthase, whose protein sequence is MWDKDSLRQTLAEKVGDNLFVVVSNREPYIHSWREGKITVSRPASGLVTAIDPMLRASQGIWVAHGSGNADRSVVDDKGRIKVPPGKELYTLRRVWLTKEEELGYYYGLANETLWPLCHVAYARPTFSLPDWEMYKKVNQRFADVVLDEIGDRKAFVWVQDYHFALLPAMLKKARPDLMVAQFWHIPWPNPEIFRICPWSQEIIEGMLGNDLLGFHIRWHCDNFMNTVDLTLEARVDRESSTVFHHGGLSTKVMPFPISVDFSQIDEDAQQDFSGNETVSDIMDLLPLKYEVMVLGIDRIDYTKGIPERLKAIDRYLEKHPEMIEKFLFVQIGSLSRIHIDLYKQLNDEINRMVEEINWKYSTENWQPIVMLRRGLVYPEILAFYRMAKVCIVSSLHDGMNLVAKEYIASCSGGDGALVLSRFTGASRELDKGAIVINPYDTEAFADAIHEAISMTEEERSGKMEKLRSIVSEYNIYRWAAKFISELSKIA, encoded by the coding sequence ATGTGGGACAAGGATTCTCTGAGGCAAACCCTTGCCGAGAAAGTGGGCGACAACCTCTTCGTCGTGGTCTCCAACCGCGAGCCGTACATCCACAGCTGGCGCGAGGGCAAGATTACGGTCTCCAGGCCCGCCTCCGGGCTCGTGACCGCCATCGACCCCATGCTCCGCGCATCCCAGGGGATATGGGTCGCGCACGGCAGCGGCAACGCCGACAGGAGCGTCGTTGACGACAAGGGGAGGATAAAGGTCCCGCCGGGCAAGGAGCTCTACACCCTGCGGCGGGTCTGGCTCACAAAGGAGGAAGAACTGGGGTACTACTACGGACTGGCCAACGAAACCTTATGGCCGCTCTGTCACGTCGCATACGCGAGGCCGACCTTCAGCCTCCCCGACTGGGAGATGTACAAGAAGGTGAACCAGCGCTTCGCAGACGTGGTCCTGGACGAGATCGGCGACAGGAAGGCGTTCGTCTGGGTGCAGGATTATCACTTCGCGCTGCTGCCGGCGATGCTCAAGAAAGCCAGGCCGGACCTGATGGTCGCGCAGTTCTGGCACATCCCCTGGCCCAACCCGGAGATATTCCGGATCTGCCCCTGGAGCCAGGAGATAATCGAAGGGATGCTGGGCAACGACCTGCTCGGGTTCCACATCCGGTGGCACTGCGACAACTTCATGAACACCGTGGACCTGACGCTGGAAGCGCGCGTGGACAGGGAGAGCTCCACCGTCTTCCACCACGGGGGGCTGTCCACCAAAGTGATGCCCTTCCCGATAAGCGTGGACTTCAGCCAGATCGATGAGGACGCGCAACAGGATTTCTCCGGCAACGAGACTGTGAGCGACATCATGGACCTCCTGCCGTTGAAGTATGAGGTGATGGTGCTGGGCATCGACCGAATCGACTATACGAAGGGCATACCCGAGCGCCTCAAGGCCATCGACCGCTATCTCGAAAAACACCCGGAGATGATCGAGAAGTTCCTCTTCGTGCAGATAGGATCGCTCTCGCGAATACACATCGACCTGTACAAGCAGCTCAACGACGAGATCAACCGCATGGTCGAAGAGATCAACTGGAAGTACTCCACCGAAAACTGGCAACCAATAGTCATGCTGCGCAGGGGATTGGTGTACCCCGAGATACTCGCGTTCTACCGCATGGCCAAGGTCTGCATCGTGAGCTCGCTCCACGACGGCATGAACCTCGTGGCCAAGGAGTACATCGCCAGCTGCTCCGGGGGCGACGGCGCGCTCGTGCTCTCGCGCTTCACCGGCGCGTCCCGCGAGCTGGACAAAGGCGCCATCGTCATCAATCCCTACGACACCGAGGCGTTCGCAGACGCGATACACGAGGCGATCTCCATGACCGAGGAGGAACGCAGCGGCAAGATGGAAAAACTCCGCTCCATCGTCTCGGAGTACAACATATACCGATGGGCCGCCAAATTCATATCCGAGCTATCCAAGATAGCGTAG
- the rfbB gene encoding dTDP-glucose 4,6-dehydratase gives MKNILITGGAGFIGSNFIRYLLLDERFDGNIVNLDKLTYAGNLMSLRDVAERREGKGYEFVRGDIADYPLVADLFKKHRIDTVVHFAAESHVDRSIHGPADFVRTNIVGTFNLLDAARASWKSPEGKRFHHISTDEVFGSAEAGTAFTEASPYDPSSPYSATKASSDHLVRAYVRTYGMPATISNCSNNYGPYQHPEKLIPLMVLNASEGKELPIYGDGGNVRDWLHVLDHCSAISLILKKGRVGETYNVGGRCEKRNIEIVERICAMIEQRMPGRKCAGLIKHVTDRRGHDRRYAIDSRKIERELGWKPRRSFDQGLAETVDWYLANREWVDAVRSGEYMKWIEKNYSMR, from the coding sequence ATGAAAAACATACTGATCACCGGCGGCGCCGGCTTCATCGGCTCCAACTTCATAAGGTATCTGCTCCTCGACGAGCGCTTCGACGGCAACATCGTAAATCTCGACAAGCTCACGTACGCGGGCAACCTGATGAGTCTGCGGGACGTGGCCGAGCGCCGGGAGGGCAAGGGTTACGAGTTCGTCAGAGGGGACATAGCGGACTATCCGCTCGTCGCCGACCTCTTCAAAAAACACCGAATCGACACGGTGGTGCACTTCGCCGCCGAGAGCCACGTTGACCGTTCGATCCACGGGCCGGCGGACTTCGTGCGGACCAACATCGTGGGCACGTTCAACCTGCTCGATGCGGCCAGGGCCTCGTGGAAATCTCCGGAGGGGAAACGCTTCCACCACATCAGCACCGATGAGGTCTTCGGCTCGGCAGAGGCCGGAACGGCATTCACGGAAGCGAGCCCGTACGATCCCTCCAGTCCCTACTCCGCCACCAAGGCCTCCTCCGATCACCTGGTCCGCGCCTACGTCCGCACCTACGGCATGCCTGCGACCATCTCGAACTGCTCCAACAACTACGGGCCTTACCAGCACCCCGAGAAGCTCATCCCCCTGATGGTGCTCAACGCCTCCGAGGGGAAGGAGCTCCCGATCTACGGCGACGGCGGAAACGTGCGCGACTGGCTGCACGTGTTGGACCACTGCAGCGCGATATCCCTCATACTGAAGAAAGGCAGGGTCGGCGAGACCTACAACGTCGGCGGACGATGCGAAAAGCGCAACATAGAGATAGTCGAGAGGATATGCGCCATGATCGAACAGAGGATGCCCGGCCGAAAATGCGCGGGCCTCATAAAACACGTGACGGACCGCCGCGGCCACGACCGCCGCTACGCCATAGACTCGCGGAAGATCGAACGCGAGCTGGGCTGGAAGCCCAGGAGGTCGTTCGATCAGGGGCTCGCCGAAACCGTGGATTGGTATCTGGCGAATCGCGAGTGGGTGGATGCGGTCCGCAGCGGCGAATACATGAAGTGGATCGAGAAGAACTATTCCATGCGGTGA
- a CDS encoding DUF5752 family protein, whose amino-acid sequence MAEKRADNPFYFQSRLVLNELTGLRASTIPELLDHIKGVPGSVIYRHTHHFLEQHQRVVPTVPNDFAYWVIEELGEKRLGEKLAAINTIDFNSIRELRDKIAQVIEDYLRAYPQAASRTPPPGLEFHFMKSQSFIFQTQHAAYTLEEFCDCLMKVTLTSVYYHVFESRLRFERPANDFSRWLAGELGEKELAGAIARLNPYDHSLEGLREKIITLVHKRSLQLIGRPQ is encoded by the coding sequence ATGGCGGAGAAAAGGGCCGACAATCCGTTCTATTTCCAGTCCAGGCTTGTTCTCAACGAGCTCACCGGGCTCAGGGCCTCCACCATTCCGGAGCTCCTCGACCACATAAAGGGCGTCCCCGGCTCGGTGATCTACCGCCACACCCACCACTTCCTTGAACAACATCAGCGCGTGGTGCCTACCGTGCCCAACGACTTCGCCTACTGGGTGATAGAAGAGCTGGGAGAGAAGCGTCTGGGCGAGAAGCTCGCCGCCATAAACACCATCGATTTCAACTCCATCCGCGAGCTGCGCGACAAAATAGCGCAGGTCATCGAGGATTACCTTCGCGCCTATCCTCAGGCGGCCTCCCGAACCCCGCCTCCAGGATTGGAGTTCCACTTCATGAAATCGCAGAGCTTCATATTCCAGACGCAGCATGCGGCCTACACCCTTGAGGAATTCTGCGACTGCCTCATGAAGGTGACGCTCACATCGGTCTATTACCACGTCTTCGAGTCCAGGCTGCGCTTCGAGAGGCCTGCGAACGACTTCTCCAGATGGCTCGCCGGCGAGCTGGGCGAAAAGGAACTCGCCGGCGCCATAGCAAGGCTCAACCCGTACGATCACTCCCTGGAGGGTCTGAGGGAGAAGATCATCACGCTGGTGCACAAGCGTTCGCTGCAACTGATCGGTCGGCCGCAGTAA
- a CDS encoding 4Fe-4S binding protein: protein MSHTITDECINCGACDPVCPAEAIAEKDDRRAIDPEKCTDCGACIEQCPVEAIKPE, encoded by the coding sequence ATGTCACACACGATAACAGACGAATGCATCAACTGCGGGGCATGCGACCCAGTCTGCCCGGCCGAGGCCATCGCCGAAAAGGACGACCGCAGGGCCATAGACCCGGAGAAATGCACCGACTGCGGGGCATGCATAGAACAGTGCCCTGTGGAAGCGATCAAACCGGAATAG
- the otsB gene encoding trehalose-phosphatase, whose amino-acid sequence MRRFGRHEQEIMERCIKAGSALLLFDFDGTLAPIVGHPDSARLPGRWRSRLETLARHRRIAVGIVTGRPYHDIRKRIPSRGIVVSTDHGHEVRLGRKLLMSVGGGLKKKMAALAKEAASILDEAPEAYVERKDYSVAFHYRLVPPQKKAQASRKFAQIARPYCRRLGLKLSRGKQLLEVRQAGLWDKGKASMWIWRKLAPRALPFYFGDDTTDEDAFRAIGGHGVTVRIGKKTGSFARYFMEEMDEAARFLDSLCRSLK is encoded by the coding sequence GTGCGAAGATTCGGAAGACACGAGCAAGAGATCATGGAGCGCTGCATCAAGGCCGGCAGCGCCTTGCTGCTCTTCGACTTCGACGGCACGCTCGCCCCGATCGTGGGGCATCCGGACAGCGCGCGGCTGCCCGGGCGATGGCGTTCCCGCCTCGAGACGCTGGCTCGCCATCGGCGCATAGCGGTGGGCATCGTCACCGGCAGGCCTTATCACGACATCAGAAAGCGGATTCCATCCCGAGGCATCGTCGTATCGACCGACCACGGGCACGAAGTGCGTCTGGGGAGGAAACTCCTCATGAGCGTCGGAGGAGGACTGAAGAAAAAAATGGCGGCCCTGGCCAAAGAGGCTGCGTCGATACTCGATGAGGCGCCGGAGGCGTACGTCGAGAGAAAAGACTACTCGGTGGCCTTCCACTACAGGCTGGTGCCGCCGCAAAAAAAGGCGCAGGCGTCCCGGAAATTCGCGCAGATCGCGCGGCCGTACTGCAGGAGACTCGGTCTGAAACTCTCCAGGGGCAAGCAGCTCCTGGAGGTCCGGCAGGCAGGCCTCTGGGACAAGGGCAAGGCATCGATGTGGATATGGCGCAAACTCGCTCCGCGGGCGCTGCCGTTCTATTTCGGCGACGACACGACCGACGAGGACGCCTTCAGGGCGATCGGCGGACACGGGGTGACGGTTCGGATCGGAAAGAAGACGGGCAGCTTCGCCCGATACTTCATGGAGGAGATGGACGAGGCCGCCCGTTTTCTGGACTCGCTCTGCAGGTCGCTTAAATAG